The segment ATAGGACGAAAGGAGACGTCAGATGGGAGAAAAGGAATTACGTCGTTCAATGTCAGTATTTCCAATTGGTACAGTTATGAAACTAACAGACTTGACTGCTCGACAAATCAGGTATTATGAAGAACAGGAATTTGTTCATCCCGAGCGAAGTGAAGGAAATCGACGCATGTATTCATTGAATGATATCGATATTCTATTAGAAATCAAGGATTATCTTTCAGAAGGATTGAATATGGCTGGAATCAAACGGGTCTATGAAATGGCACAGGCGAAAAAACAAGAAGAAAAAAGTAAAA is part of the Enterococcus mundtii genome and harbors:
- a CDS encoding MerR family transcriptional regulator, whose protein sequence is MGEKELRRSMSVFPIGTVMKLTDLTARQIRYYEEQEFVHPERSEGNRRMYSLNDIDILLEIKDYLSEGLNMAGIKRVYEMAQAKKQEEKSKKPLTDHDVRQIFRDEILAQGGLAKTGHYQSQGLQQRQYFD